In the genome of Syngnathoides biaculeatus isolate LvHL_M chromosome 14, ASM1980259v1, whole genome shotgun sequence, one region contains:
- the zic5 gene encoding zinc finger protein ZIC 5 — translation MEAPLSKRNPAFRLADLAATQVVLQQNMTGFPGLGGHHPLSHPGELANDPGVALTPFGPEHMAQSGALKLSPSQHIPSQHEAQTAAAAAAAAAAAAAAAAAGAASFAPGQGAAAFPVAHQTHPGYSSTRDLILRRELSASAMHALGDQSAGSPHAHQHHHHHHQQQQQQQQPHPHHGVFISPTGAYGHADGGAHPLFSGLREQASPGSHPHHQHHALNGQMRLGLPGDLYGRSEHYGASALHGYGGAHGPAGAFLRYMRQPIKQELICKWLEPELRSPKKPCSKTYGTMHELVNHVTVEHVGGPEQSSHVCFWEECPRQGKAFKAKYKLINHIRVHTGEKPFPCPFPGCGKVFARSENLKIHKRTHTGEKPFKCEFEGCDRKFANSSDRKKHSHVHTSDKPYYCKVRGCDKSYTHPSSLRKHMKVHCKSPPPPPPHHHHRHNATTYAPGNPLGESLTPPPPPPRNRCGGLSPQVSNLNEWYVCQGSGGGVHQHPQQPLHSPSSEAPTSESEDDRSFGDEHPRTVL, via the exons ATGGAAGCGCCTTTGAGCAAGAGGAACCCCGCGTTCAGATTAGCGGATTTGGCAGCCACTCAAGTCGTCCTTCAGCAGAACATGACGGGCTTCCCGGGGCTGGGGGGGCATCACCCTCTCTCCCACCCCGGGGAGCTGGCCAACGACCCCGGCGTGGCGCTCACTCCATTCGGACCGGAGCACATGGCGCAGAGCGGTGCGCTCAAACTGAGTCCCTCGCAGCACATCCCGAGCCAGCACGAGGCGCAGACCGCggcggctgcggcggcggcggctgcggctGCGGCTGCGGCTGCGGCGGCGGGCGCAGCCTCCTTCGCTCCGGGGCAGGGCGCCGCGGCTTTCCCCGTGGCGCACCAAACCCACCCGGGCTACTCGAGCACTAGGGACCTGATCCTCCGCAGAGAACTGTCAGCCTCCGCCATGCACGCGCTCGGCGATCAGTCCGCCGGCTCCCCCCACGCCCACcagcatcaccaccaccaccaccagcagcagcagcagcagcagcagccccaCCCGCACCACGGCGTCTTCATCTCCCCAACAGGTGCGTACGGCCACGCGGACGGCGGAGCCCACCCGCTCTTCTCGGGGCTCCGCGAGCAAGCGTCCCCGGGCTCGCACCCGCACCATCAGCACCACGCCCTCAACGGCCAGATGCGCTTGGGACTCCCGGGGGACCTCTACGGCAGGTCGGAGCACTACGGAGCCTCCGCGCTGCACGGCTACGGCGGCGCCCACGGCCCCGCGGGGGCCTTCCTGCGCTACATGCGACAGCCCATCAAGCAGGAGCTCATCTGCAAGTGGCTGGAACCGGAGCTGCGGAGTCCCAAGAAGCCCTGCTCCAAGACCTACGGCACCATGCACGAGCTGGTCAACCACGTGACGGTGGAGCACGTCGGCGGGCCCGAGCAGAGCTCCCACGTCTGCTTCTGGGAGGAGTGCCCGCGCCAGGGCAAGGCCTTCAAGGCCAAGTACAAACTCATCAACCACATCCGCGTgcacacgggcgagaagcccTTCCCGTGCCCCTTCCCCGGCTGCGGGAAGGTCTTCGCCCGCTCCGAGAACCTCAAGATCCACAAGCGCACGCACACAG GTGAGAAGCCCTTCAAGTGCGAGTTTGAAGGCTGCGACCGGAAGTTCGCCAACAGCAGCGACCGGAAGAAGCACTCGCACGTGCACACGTCCGACAAGCCCTACTACTGCAAGGTGCGCGGCTGCGACAAGTCCTACACGCACCCGAGCTCCCTGCGCAAGCACATGAAGGTGCATTGCAAgagccccccgcccccgccgccccaccaccaccaccgccacaACGCCACCACCTACGCCCCCGGAAACCCGCTCGGGGAGAGCCtcaccccgccgccgccgccgccgaggaaCCGCTGCGGCGGCCTCTCCCCGCAGGTGAGCAACCTGAACGAGTGGTACGTGTGCCAAGGCAGCGGCGGGGGCGTCCACCAGCACCCGCAGCAGCCCCTGCACTCCCCCTCAAGTGAGGCGCCCACCTCAGAGTCCGAAGACGACCGCTCGTTTGGAGACGAACACCCCAGGACGGTGTTATGA